The Mauremys reevesii isolate NIE-2019 linkage group 1, ASM1616193v1, whole genome shotgun sequence genome has a segment encoding these proteins:
- the LOC120391018 gene encoding olfactory receptor 51G2-like yields the protein MSAANDTKFTPAVFLLTGIPGQEDIHLWVSVLFCFMYAISIVGNSVILFIIKTDPILHEPMYIFLSMLAITDLGFLIATIPTILGLFLFNSREISLDACFAQMFFIHSLQFIESSVLLLMAFDRFIAICNPLRYASILTLPRIAKMGLVFVLRAVAIIFPLPFLLKWFRFFRANVLSHSYCLHQDVMKLVCSDITVNNIYGLFITVIMVGLDSLLIFLSYVMILKAVLSITSPTKCLRALNTCVSHLCAILLFYMPELSLTVIHRFWKSSSPLLQIILGYIYLLAPPLMNRIVYSMKSNHLRARIIRVFVK from the coding sequence ATGTCAGCTGccaatgacaccaaattcacacctgcagtgttccttctcactgggatacctgggcaggaagacaTCCATCTCTGGGTCTCTGTCCTCTTCTGTTTCATGTATGCTATTtcgatagtaggaaattcagtcattctgttcattataaaaacagatccaatcctccatgagcccatgtacattttcctttccatgttggccatcACAGACCTTGGCTTTTTGATAGCCACCATACCGACGATACTGGGCCTATTCTTGTTTAACTCTAGAGAGATCAGCCTTGATGCTTGTTTTGCCCAGATGTTCTTCATCCACTCTCTGCAATTCATTGAATcctctgtgctcttgttgatggcATTTGACCGCTTCATCGCGATCTGTAACCCGCTGAGATATGcctccatcttaaccctgccgagaatagccaagatgggactggtgtTTGTGCTAAGAGCAGTGGCAATAATTTttccactcccctttctcctgaaaTGGTTCCGATTCTTTcgagccaatgtcctctcccattcctactgcctgcaccaggacGTCATGAAGCTGGTTTGTTCGGACATCACAGTCAACAACATCTATGGCTTGTTTATTACAGTCATAATGGTGGGGTTGGACTCGCTGCTCATTttcctctcttatgtgatgatcctcaaagCAGTGCTGAGCATCACGTCCCCCACAAAATGCCTTagggccctgaacacctgcgtCTCCCACCTCTGCGCCATCCTGCTCTTCTACATGCCAGAGCTCAGCCTGACTGTCATACACAGATTCTGGAAGAGCTCTTCTCCCTTGCTTCAAATTATCCTGGGCTACATCTACCTGCTGGCTCCTCCTTTAATGAATCGAATTGTGTACAGCATGAAAAGCAACCATCTTCGTGCGAGGATAATCAGGGTGTTTGTCAAGTAA